Proteins from one Ricinus communis isolate WT05 ecotype wild-type chromosome 9, ASM1957865v1, whole genome shotgun sequence genomic window:
- the LOC8277578 gene encoding FRIGIDA-like protein 1, with the protein MSSSNSTQMTTLKTIESALNLIDIKKQTLKRAYDDLQSHSSLLSSFSLSWSDLDSHFTSVQTALTRRFLRLQSTRPGPETVQPEPVQDNPTRKALVPFCEKMDGRGLRDYISEHSREREAIRAELVGLMGLVSDPGEMILDAMEGFYLSKSKGDRDVDLYRLRKSCLDLLEVLSEIKPKPKFSDEVKIKAKNLAFEWKEKVSLNGDSPSEALGFLNLIVAFELKDMFDDVNELLNYFVVIARFKQATVLARDIGLGDKINDLVQKLIDSGKQLLAVKFIFEFGLTDKFQPAPLLRDHLKESKEFTDKVCKEEKNSVKAQNEARSREVNALKSVLRYIDEHNLEFDYPHLDLEKRIEMLEKQKADRKVAAPSPDNRPRQQPKKQQLSKKQQQHQGKQQAKKQQLKGNKRPRMAMLPGPAAVPISIAGPSSAGPPFQHSHLPQAGLLPAAGPYGLVSSTPPIGSYAGASAGPYGLAGAGMCFPGNPSPVRAHPYSSNSHMSSSYYDRSAAFGGYGFPPQYCPGYYPQ; encoded by the exons ATGTCAAGCTCAAATTCCACACAAATGACAACCCTTAAAACAATAGAATCAGCATTAAACCTGATCGACATCAAAAAACAGACCCTAAAACGCGCCTACGATGATCTCCAATCTCACTCCTCTCTCCTTTCCTCGTTCTCTCTCTCCTGGTCCGACCTCGACTCTCACTTCACCTCCGTACAAACCGCCCTCACCCGCCGCTTTCTCCGCCTTCAATCCACCCGACCAGGCCCGGAAACTGTGCAACCGGAACCCGTTCAAGACAACCCAACCCGGAAGGCACTTGTTCCTTTCTGTGAGAAGATGGATGGGAGAGGATTGAGGGATTATATAAGTGAGCATTCGAGAGAGCGGGAAGCTATTCGAGCTGAGCTTGTCGGGTTAATGGGTTTGGTTTCGGATCCTGGGGAGATGATATTAGATGCAATGGAAGGGTTTTATTTGAGTAAGTCTAAAGGAGATAGAGATGTGGATTTATATAGATTACGGAAGAGTTGTTTGGATTTATTAGAGGTACTAAGTGAGATTAAGCCAAAGCCCAAGTTCAGTGATGAAGTGAAGATTAAAGCTAAAAATTTGGCTTTTGAATGGAAAGAGAAAGTTAGTTTGAACGGGGATAGTCCTTCAGAAGCATTAgggtttttgaatttgattgtGGCTTTTGAATTAAAGGATATGTTTGATGATGTTAATGagcttttaaattattttgttgttattGCTAGGTTTAAGCAAGCTACTGTATTGGCTCGTGATATCGGATTGGGAGATAAAATAAATG ATCTTGTTCAAAAACTCATAGACAGTGGCAAACAACTTCTGGCtgtcaaatttatttttgaatttgggcTTACTGACAAGTTCCAACCAGCTCCTCTGTTGAGAGATCACCTGAAGGAGTCCAAGGAATTTACTGATAAAGTTTGCAAGGAAGAGAAGAACTCTGTTAAGGCACAG AATGAGGCAAGATCCAGAGAAGTTAACGCTTTGAAATCAGTACTCAGATACATTGATGAACACAATCTTGAATTTGATTACCCACATCTGGACCTTGAGAAGCGTATTGAGATGCTAGAGAAGCAGAAGGCAGACAGGAAAGTAGCTGCACCATCTCCTGATAATAGGCCTCGCCAGCAGCCAAAGAAACAACAGCTGTCAAAGAAGCAGCAGCAACATCAGGGAAAGCAGCAAGCGAAGAAGCAGCAGCTGAAAGGAAACAAGCGTCCTCGGATGGCTATGCTACCTGGTCCGGCAGCAGTCCCAATCAGCATTGCTGGTCCCAGTTCAGCAGGTCCTCCATTTCAACATTCTCATTTACCACAAGCAGGTTTGTTGCCAGCAGCTGGGCCATATGGATTAGTGAGTTCCACTCCTCCCATTGGCTCTTATGCAGGTGCATCGGCTGGCCCTTATGGCTTGGCAGGAGCTGGTATGTGCTTCCCTGGTAACCCCAGCCCTGTCAGGGCCCATCCATATTCTTCGAATTCTCATATGTCGTCCAGTTATTATGATAGGTCAGCTGCTTTTGGTGGATATGGTTTTCCACCCCAATACTGTCCAGGTTACTATCCCCAGTAG